The Deinococcus sonorensis KR-87 genome includes a window with the following:
- a CDS encoding roadblock/LC7 domain-containing protein encodes MSNPVYLLVVDSLSSAVSERAADTMLRAALRDARLSPDTVTAQDIQRVLSGPLLTRLASVLPPAQASRELRVLARRVAMEHPKAPTLFMDPDGPLNWEQVPTPATVSVGSEDLGSDDFEFDDPDYSAFQGNERLYDLKSPAGQQDLLSDLARQPGVVGVVLCDKSGQVLRALAPKNAAQLGSIVAATVLLFRQRTLNILSADLGSTKVCMRPLGSHCVAVLAGEGVNIGRLMTELKQIQETA; translated from the coding sequence ATGTCGAACCCTGTCTACCTCCTGGTTGTTGATTCCCTGTCGAGCGCGGTGAGTGAGCGCGCCGCCGATACCATGCTGCGCGCCGCCCTGCGCGACGCCCGCCTGTCTCCCGACACGGTCACCGCCCAGGATATTCAGCGGGTGCTGTCCGGCCCGCTGCTGACGCGGTTGGCCAGTGTGCTGCCCCCGGCCCAGGCGAGCCGGGAACTGCGGGTCCTGGCCCGCCGGGTGGCCATGGAGCATCCCAAGGCCCCCACCCTGTTCATGGACCCGGACGGGCCGCTGAACTGGGAGCAGGTGCCCACCCCCGCCACCGTCAGCGTCGGTTCCGAGGACCTCGGTTCCGACGACTTCGAGTTCGACGACCCGGATTACAGCGCCTTTCAGGGCAACGAGCGCCTCTACGACCTGAAGTCGCCGGCCGGCCAGCAGGACCTGCTCTCGGACCTGGCGCGTCAGCCGGGCGTGGTGGGCGTGGTGCTGTGCGACAAGAGCGGTCAGGTGCTGCGCGCCCTGGCCCCCAAGAACGCGGCGCAGCTGGGCAGCATCGTGGCCGCCACGGTGCTGCTGTTCCGTCAGCGCACGCTGAACATTCTCTCGGCCGATCTGGGCAGCACCAAGGTGTGTATGCGCCCGCTGGGCAGCCACTGTGTGGCCGTGCTGGCCGGCGAGGGCGTCAACATCGGCCGGCTGATGACCGAACTCAAGCAGATTCAGGAGACCGCGTGA
- a CDS encoding glycine C-acetyltransferase: MTTLAPTTLQGRLSSELGRLRDAGLYIRPRVLEAPQRARTRVAGREVVNLASNNYLGFADHPFLKERAERYLREWGAGAGAVRTIAGTLSIHEDFESQLAEFKHTGSALVLQSGFTTNQGVLGSLLQEGDLVVSDELNHASIIDGLRLAKATKRVFKHKDMQDLRRVLAENPTDGLRLVVTDGVFSMDGDIAPLDQIVAIAREYGAVTYVDDAHGSGVLGEQGRGTVHHFGFQHAEDVIQIGTLSKAWGVVGGYAAGPHDLRDLLINRARPFLFSTGHPPAVVGALSAAIELVQADPSFMERLWDNTRYFKAELQRLGFDTFGSETPITPVIFGEAEAAFEASRQLLERGVFAVGLGFPTVPRGLARIRNIVTAEHTRDDLDAALAAYQQVGRDMGVIGG, from the coding sequence ATGACCACCCTCGCTCCCACCACCCTGCAGGGCCGCCTGAGTTCGGAACTCGGCCGGCTGCGCGACGCCGGTCTGTACATCCGCCCCCGCGTGCTGGAGGCGCCGCAGCGCGCCCGCACCCGGGTGGCCGGGCGCGAGGTGGTGAACCTCGCCAGCAACAACTACCTGGGCTTTGCCGATCACCCGTTCCTGAAGGAGCGCGCCGAGCGGTACCTGCGCGAGTGGGGTGCCGGGGCCGGGGCGGTGCGGACCATCGCCGGCACCCTGAGCATCCACGAGGACTTCGAGTCTCAGCTGGCCGAGTTCAAGCACACCGGTTCGGCGCTGGTGCTGCAGAGCGGCTTCACCACCAACCAGGGCGTGCTGGGCTCGCTGCTGCAGGAGGGTGACCTGGTGGTCAGCGACGAGCTGAACCACGCCAGCATCATCGACGGCCTGCGGCTGGCCAAGGCCACCAAGCGGGTGTTCAAGCACAAGGACATGCAGGACCTGCGCCGGGTGCTGGCCGAGAACCCCACCGACGGGCTGCGGCTGGTGGTGACGGACGGCGTGTTCAGCATGGACGGCGACATCGCGCCGCTGGATCAGATCGTGGCGATTGCCCGCGAGTACGGGGCCGTGACGTACGTGGACGACGCGCACGGCAGCGGCGTGCTGGGCGAGCAGGGGCGCGGCACGGTGCACCATTTCGGCTTCCAGCACGCCGAGGACGTGATTCAGATCGGGACGCTCAGCAAGGCCTGGGGCGTGGTGGGCGGCTACGCGGCCGGGCCGCACGACCTGCGCGACCTGCTGATCAACCGGGCCCGGCCGTTCCTGTTCTCCACCGGGCACCCGCCGGCCGTGGTGGGCGCGCTGAGTGCCGCCATCGAACTGGTGCAGGCGGACCCCTCCTTCATGGAGCGGCTGTGGGACAATACCCGGTACTTCAAGGCGGAGCTGCAGCGCCTGGGCTTCGACACCTTCGGCTCGGAGACGCCCATCACCCCGGTGATCTTCGGGGAGGCGGAGGCGGCCTTCGAGGCCAGCCGGCAGCTGCTGGAACGCGGTGTCTTCGCGGTGGGCCTGGGCTTCCCGACCGTGCCGCGCGGCCTGGCCCGCATCCGTAACATCGTGACGGCCGAGCACACCCGTGACGACCTGGACGCGGCGCTGGCCGCGTACCAGCAGGTGGGCCGGGACATGGGCGTGATCGGCGGCTAG